From the Opitutaceae bacterium genome, the window CCCTTCTCCTGGGTGAGGAGTGCATGCAGGAGGTGCCAGCCGTCCACCTGTTGGTGGTCGCGACGTCGCGCCTCGTTCTGGGCCTCCTGCACACTGCGTGAGGCCATCTCGGTAAACTTGTTGAAATCAATATTCATCGCTCAAAATTGTCGTCTGTCCTATGTTTTCCCGGCGGTTTCATCCGCGCGGGTTGAAGGCCGACGCCGCGGCCAGCTTTTCCCACTGCTCTCTTTCCTTCGTACCAACGGTTTCCGGGACGCGGACGTGCAGGAGCACATGGAGATCACCACGGCCACCTTCCCGATTGGGCAGTCCCCGGCCCGGCAGACGGAGTTGCCGGCCGGCCTGCGAACCCGGCCTGATGGTCAGGTTCACCCGGCCATCAAGCGTATCCAGACTGATCTTTGTTCCGAGCACCGCCTCCCAGGGAGCCAGATCGAGGTCGCAGATCAACCGGTCGCCCTCGACCCGGAAATCCGGGTGCAGGGCGAGTCGCACATTGAGGAAAAGATCGCCGGCCGCGCCGCCGGCTGAACCGGCTCCGCCCTGCCCGGCCAAACGGATGCGCTGACCCTCCCGGACGCCCTTCGGGATTCTGACCTGAAAAGTCTGGGTCTGCTCCGAGCCGGTCGTCGGATCGACCTTGCGCAGACTGATCTGCCGGGTGGAGCCATTGAGGACCTCTTCCAGCGTGACCATGATCTCAGCCTCCACATCATGACCACGGGCCGGATGCTCGAACCCGCCCGAACGCCGGCCCGCGCCACGGCTCTGTCTCCGTCCAAACGGACTTCCACCCATCCCGAAGAACTGCTCGAAGAAGTCGCTGTAGCCGGTGCCTCCGAAATGGAACTCGAAATCGTCCGCCTCCCCTGCTGGACCACCATTGAACCCGTCTGGCCGGGGACCGCTCCAAGACCGGCGGTACTGAGCCCGCCGTTGCGGCTGGTCCCAATCCGCACCCAAGGTGTCGTACTTCCGGCGTTTCTCCGGATCCTTCAGGACTTCATAGGCTTCGTTGATTTCCTTGAAACGCGACTCAGCGGCGGCCTTGCCTTCAGACTGGACCTTGTCGGGATG encodes:
- a CDS encoding J domain-containing protein — protein: MSIKFKDYYQTLGVAKDASSDAIKKAFRDLARKHHPDKVQSEGKAAAESRFKEINEAYEVLKDPEKRRKYDTLGADWDQPQRRAQYRRSWSGPRPDGFNGGPAGEADDFEFHFGGTGYSDFFEQFFGMGGSPFGRRQSRGAGRRSGGFEHPARGHDVEAEIMVTLEEVLNGSTRQISLRKVDPTTGSEQTQTFQVRIPKGVREGQRIRLAGQGGAGSAGGAAGDLFLNVRLALHPDFRVEGDRLICDLDLAPWEAVLGTKISLDTLDGRVNLTIRPGSQAGRQLRLPGRGLPNREGGRGDLHVLLHVRVPETVGTKEREQWEKLAAASAFNPRG